In the Puntigrus tetrazona isolate hp1 chromosome 19, ASM1883169v1, whole genome shotgun sequence genome, cacacacacacaaaataattcaGCTCTGCAATTTCATTTGAAGTCAAGAAATCCTGTAGCACTCTGCCTCTGCCTTCACCCTTAAGGCAGTTGCTGTTAATGAACTGTTCATGGTCATATGAGAGAAAGAGGGGGATTAGAGAAAGGCGAAATGGAGGGAGAGAGCAGATAATAAACTTATGAAGAATTCAGAGCATCGCTATTCATTTCCACTCACCATTAAAAAAACGCAGCGGATAGTTAATGAGGCTAGCTTCTGGGATCACTTTCCGCAGCGTATTTCCATCAATtacttatgcatttattttagatttattgcatatatttagtGCTCTACGAAATCTCGCTTATTTACCGAGCAACAGAATGGATCGATTATGTACTCATGGGTGAAGGGAGATTTCTGTGTCGGGAAGAAACTAAAGCCTACATGAATAAACGGATCTGCTCTCACGGCTTATACGTGAGACGCTTCCAGCGGCTCGGCCGCGCGCTCAGAGCTCGTTTGTGTCCGCAAATCAGTGCTGCACAGCAGGGCGTAGCGAAGACGCGCACACCGCCCACGAAGAGGAGAAAGCCAATACTACAGCGCATTTTACCTCTACAATAAGGGATATAGATAATATAAACAGTAACCGTGCGCGTTATGTGCCAATCCTTgggaaggaggaggagagaagCTCTGCTTCGGCGCCACGGCGCGCGAAAACACACGGGAGCGCAGAGATAGTGGCATTTGAAGTCTCAATTTATAAACATTCGGCATTCCTCTTCACTTTTTGGGGATGGATGGTTATTACGTTTGATTAACGTGAATCACAACTACAGAAACTTTCAGGGCAGcggatttttaaaatcatgtcTTTCGGTAGTTTTACTCTGGCATTCTAAAAGGAGGCCTACTTTAATGTACAGACCTACTTGTATTGTCGATGcgttatttataataaagtgaaaataactgcattttgtTTGACCTGAAACGTACCTCACAAACAcgacctgtttttttttttttagcatgaacAAATTTTGTTAGGCTACTTAAatgttttgacttcttttgaACGGATATGGGTGGAGGATTGTTTCAAACCAGCTTTAGGTCAAATAGCCTATGGACTAACCCAGCTGTTGGGTTCAGTTTGCATGCTAACTTTTTAACCCACCAATTGGGTTAGTCTGTATTTGACCCAGAGCTGGGTAGAAACAACCTAGCATTTTTTAGAGCGTACCCTTAagaaattaaccatggttttgctACACTAACCATTTGTAGTAAAATAGCGGTTAAACAAACAGCGCTATAGCCTAATAAAACCACTGTTTGTTTGGGTAACCTAACACTGAAGTTAGTTACGGATGGTCCACTAGCTCGGCCAAGCTGTTCCTTACCTGCTCTCTTAGCCCGATCATGCTAAAGGTGCCCAAATCCGTCTAAAACCAGCCAACAGAGCAACAAGCCAGGTATGCCAAGCCACCCTGGGCTGTTTTTTCGTAGTCAGACTATTCCCCAAACCTCCACGTTTTGAATCATTCATACACCCATAGCTGCTTTTCCTAATACATGCCTACTCTGCATTTCTCTAGTTCTATTGAAGTGTGCTTGAAAATCCTGCCCACACAGATGTGGCATGAGCAAACGCTCGATTAAGCGTCTGCATACAGGCTAATCTTAtgaaaacaaaaggtttttagGAATGATGTAACAAAAATACCTGAGCTCGAATTAAAAAGCCAATGGTGTAGTCTGTTCTTCCCAGAACACTAATCATTATTAGAGTTTGAATGGAGGTTTACGTCTCATTCCTTTTTGTGCCTTGGTTTAATGGGGAGAAAATCTTTATACAATGTAAAACGGGTTAATACGCAACAGCctgattttctgttttctgtttgccGTTTTATTACATCGTGTTATTTTCGACACAGTAATCGTTGGGTTCATTTAAAAGTCAGATTTTTAAGGAGCCAGAAAACTTTAATTGCAAATACAACAAGTGAAAACGACTGTGTGCACAAcagatgggaaaaaaaagctttccccCAATGGAGATGCAACACCCATTTGAAAATAAGAGTGAGAAATAGAAATTAGCGTCACCGAGACAACAGATGCCAACCTGTGGGAGAGTTTTTACAACAGAAAGGAAAACCCAAAAACGCAAATTATCACGTTTTCATTAAACATCACTTTCTGGTACACGTACCCTAAACTGCTTTTGGTTTCTTCTTACAGTTCCTGTCCCATCGAAGCTAAACGGCTCAGCGGTCTCTGCCTTGTCCCTCACTAAAGAAGGCCTGGGTCTAGGTGGCGTATCCAACCCTGCAGAGGTTTTCTGCTCTGTCCCGGGTCGCTTGTCGCTCCTCAGCTCCACCTCCAAGTACAAGGTCACGGTCGGGGAAGTGCAAAGACGCCTGGCCCCACCTGAGTGCCTCAACGCCTCGCTGCTGGGAGGAGTCCTGCGCAGGTGAATAGAAGGGACGGAGAAAGAATAACGGCAGATGTTTTGGATGAATCTGAGGTGTTAATCTGTTCTACTTCAGAGCCAAGTCCAAAAACGGGGGCCGGTGTCTGCGAGAACGTCTGGAGAAAATCGGCCTCAACTTGCCCGCTGGTCGGCGAAAGGCAGCCAACGTCACGCTCCTCACAGCACTGGTGGAAGGTACCGAAACGTTTAATAaaaaccagacacacacacacacacacacacacaccctcagaTTACGTCTACTGCTGATACACCACCTCGTACTCGCTGCGGTAATTCTCCCAGCACACACACTACATTATCAGTCACTTATGGCTCACGGTGAGAACGTAGATGTTAATGTCAACGTGAAGCAATAATCCAGCGGGTGTTAACTTAAAATTATAAGTGCCtaagaagtcatttttaaacattcgaGAGCCTGTTATCACCTCAAGCTTTCAGTCAGCACATTCGGGTTACATTTTTTCAGTCTTCGCGCTCTCTTTGCAGGTGAGGCGGTTCATCTCGCACGGGACTTCGGGTACGTGTGCGAGACCGAGTTCCCTGCCCGGGCTACAGCGGAGTATCTGTGCAGACAAACTGACCCAGACCAGCTGCCCACGCGACGCAGTATGCTGCTGGCCACCAAGTGAGTACTACATCTGACAAGATCTTCAAGCAGTTCAATCATCTCTACTTACTACAAGTCATTTGAATCATGAGGAAGATGTCTGATTGTGATATACTAATTGTGTCATTTCTTTGAACGGCGAAATACACCTGAAGAAATCAGgaatagtttatatttaaaccAGGTGTTGTTCACAAATGTAACAATGCAGCTCTTAAACATACTAAAAAGTCTGTATCAGGGGTTTTAAAAAAGGTGTCCAGCGGGTGCTGAATTTTCCagattttggtttgttttcatttaattaataataaaaaatttaaatattctgtAGATATTTTCCAGATtttatatgttttcatttattaattaataataaataattaatacagatatatatctcttatctatagatatatatatatatatatatatatatatatatatatatatatatatatatatatgtgtgtgtgtgtgtgcatataaacgtgtcaatattttacatattaacaatataacaatataagtctttatacatgaaaatgtgaaaatatttctaaaatatgtaaaaaatatgtaaattagttttaaaataagcccaaataaaagcataaaacttgtgcagtcaataaaaaaaacgattGATCTTATGACTTTTGAccatttaccaaataaatgtattttttttgttaaccccAGTTTAAAAACCCCTGACGCAAACTTTAGCAAAATAGCCGAAAACTACTTTCAGTTTGACGTGTGAAGCCATTTTCCATTTTCCTCAATTTATCCGTTTATTCATACAAGCCAATATTTAGATGTATCGTGTGTGTCATGCTGAAACTCACGTCTCATATCATGTCTTCAGGGAGATTTGCAAAGAGTTTGTGGACCTGATGTCGCAGGACAGGTCGCCGTTGGGTGCCAGTCGCCCCACCCCCTGCCTGGAGCCCGGGGTGCAAAGCAGCCTGACCCACTTCAGCCTCCTCACCCACGGTTTCGGCACACCCGCCATCTGCGCCGCCCTGTCGGCCTTCCAGAGTTACTTGCTAGAGGCCCTAAAACTGCTGGATAAAGGAGAGGGAGGAGGAAAAAGCCACCACGACAAGGAACTCAAGCACCGCAAATGAACAATCGGGAGAGAGACACTACCCTCCCTCACTTTAGGAGCGTAtgagtgtatttatgtgtaCGAATGTGTGCGTTCACCCCACCATCTCAAGCCTGTGCGAACCGATCGCCTTCGTctcagaggaagaggaaacGCCACGACGCTTCGCGCTGCATGCGGACCACAAACTCCCAATGGATCCCCATGACTGACTTAAACGGGGTCCTCTGGAGAGCGGGCCCCAAAACCAATCAAAAGATGGCACGGACAAATAAGGAGGGGGAGGGGGGGCGTAAAAATTAATTAGGTATTGACAAACgaatttgaaaatgtcattttgtacTTCATGTCGTAtgtttattatcaatgttcCTGTTATTCTTATTGCCGTattgcaatgtaaatgtaatatattattaaaccaACCGCTGAATTCAACCGCTCGATGCCGAGAATGATTTCCCGACAACTTTTTATACaggtttttttgctttgcataAATGGACTTGTTGGCATGGTACAAATCCGGCGTGATTACAAAATTAGCGTGATACAAATTGAACACCCGGGGGGGGGTGTTTGAAATTTCTAGCCCCATTTGCTAAAGGCAGGGTGACATTAACCCAAACCGAAACCTCAATGTGACACAGTGGCAAATCGGGCAGAATTACCTCTGAGATAAAACAGTCCTGACCGCTATCCCCCGGAGGGCTCCGCAATCACTGCAGTCGGTGAACGCGGCTAAACAGTTGCTAGGCTCTTCTCTTCCACCGCTTCTGTCTCCTCTCACCCCATCTGTCACTCTACCTTTCTTCGTCTGCTCAGGGGCCTCTCCATCTCCATACCTGCCCCCCTGCCGGCTCTCACTCACACGAGCGCACACACGTACCCATCCCGAGTGTCAATTCCCCGCTTCCCCCTCGCCGTGACCCCCTCCCTCCCTTCATCTCTCTTGTCTCTCTGACACTCAGCAGGGCTGCTCTGCATTTCTCTCTGCCTGCAGGCGAACATATGCTGCTCGTCCCTTTAGATTCCGGTGTGTTCAGGAGAGAGggattgtttaatgtttattaatcacCTGTctgtggaggagagagagaggggaaggaGACGAGCTCACGCGAGTGCAAAAACACTTGTGTACAAAGCAGCGAGGAAACAAGTACACATCCAAAGATAGCATGAGCACGCGCcgctcctttttctctctcctcttttctAACTTCTGTACGACGTGAACAGATCCAACGCGCTTTCGAGTGCGTTTTGGTGTGGAAAACGGCAAAATCTACAAAAATGAAGAGCACGAATAAATGCTCTCCTcttaaaataaaagggaaataAGACAGCGGTATAATTAACAGGGgggtcaatgtttttattagagCATGGAGGGTTGCATTTGCGGTACAAAAGAGTGTGACTAAAGGGGAATAAGAGTAGTTGCTCATTTAGGGCCCACGGGAAGCTTCTCCATGTCGTGGATGCCATCTTTGTCGATCAAACGGACAGTGAAGGAAGGCAGGTTCAGGATGAAGCGCTTGTTGAGCTGTTGGAGAAAAaggaaatatacaaaaaatggtTATAAAAGGTGGCAAACATAAAACCTatggtgttttcatttttgggtttttttttagacaatatAGTACTTTTAATCAGTACAGAtgacagtaaatgcatttataatattacaaaatctctctctataaaatatataatacttttgaaatgcataatatttaaaaatattttactaaaatgcatatatatatatatatatatatatatatatatatatatatatatataatataaaaaaaaggtttcttgaccagcaaatcagcatattagaataatttctgaaggatcatgatgACTGgattaatggctgctgaaaaattTCCATCACGTTTCCAACAcagaatttgtttttaaaaagcaaacaatattttacattttaaagcattaggAGACATTTATGGGACATGTTTGCATCTAACTTTAAGTGTGAAGAACAATAACAGTAGTGATGTTTCCAACAGCAACCACcagtaattatgaaattacatgGATGAACAGACCAGCATATGGCCATCTTAACTTACCTCCTCTAAACACTTCTTCAGCAGATCCACAGCCTCCTCGCGAGTCAGATCTGTAGCGAGGAGAAATAGAAAAACGGGATTAGAACTCTGTAAATAAAACGGTAATAATTATACCCTCATAAGTGAAAGTGCAGGATCACCTGGTCTGTAATATCGGTCCAGGATGGAGAGAGTGAGGAAGGCACCGTATCCATGTGCGGCGAAGGGGGCTTTGGCAAGAGCTGACAGGTAGTCCATGTAGTACAGTCCTGGACCGTCAGTCTCATCGTATCCTGCCAAGAGCAGGTTCACATGGTATggagtcttaaaaaaaaaaaaaaaaaaaaaaaaaaaaggttatttttatgACTTAATGCAAAAAGGAAGAGATGTAATTAcagctgtatgtgtgtttcaGTATGTCATtaccacaaaataaaaccagATAAAAAGTGGACGTTATCTTGCAATTACAAAAATCTGACACTTATAGTATGGTTACTGGCCAAACACATagatttgaatattaatattttcatacatattaaataagaaaatatggAAGCATATTTATgccacagaatttttttttttttaaacactcacaaatctgagtttttttaaaatgtattttttattccattgtGGCAGCTGGATACTGCAATATAGGTGGCATGAAACTAGCAGAGTAATGAAGACTCAAATGCCCTATGGAAAATACTGGACAGCAACTGaacaatcagaatcaagtatttcaGAGagtcatgtaaaaaaattaaaaaaaattgcataacaaaaaaaggttttttttaacgataaaatagaaaaattcaAGCGCGGACTCAAAGAATCTAATTGAAACTAACAACCACCAAACTTTAACGGGTtagatggagggagagagagagagagagagagagagagaggagagcaaAGGGAGGGGTGTGAAACAGCCGAGAAAGGGGAGAGAAGGGGAGGGAGGGGAGTGTGGAGCGGTCTGGGGGGGGTCGCTGGTGTCACCAGCAGTGTGACATCTGCAGGAAGACGGCACCCCTGCTGCCGCGAGCACCTACCcacctcctctctcctcccctCCATCTCCCGCCCTCACCCCTATGCCCTGGAGCAGTGCCAGCTCTCATTAAAACTTCTTTTAGTCCTCTTCCTCCCTCTATCTTGCTTGCGCTCGCTCTATCTCAAAACTCTGTTCGGCTGAAACTACATTCGCTTTCCCCCACGTTTCCCGGCTGCTCAGATAGGGAGATTTTCATCCACGTTCTGCCTCCACTGCAATCGGCCAAATTTGGTGCCATCGGGTGGATTAAAAGGTGAAGCGTGTCATTTTTCCAATGTTAAAATTCACAGTTTAATCTGCAAGTGTAAGACATCTGTAGAACTTCCAAAGAGCGTTTGAGAGACCCGACATATCAACTTTACGCTCAACTAATGACTAAGTTTTTACCTTGAGATatcggtttaaaaaaaaatacatttgatggTTCGCTGACTAATAAGGTTAATGGCTTCTGTTTGTCTTTCCCACACTCCTCCCAAAAACATCTGTTCTGGGAGTTTGGTGAATGGGTATTAAATTTTGTGAAAAGGGTGGATTGCGTCATATCAGCAACAAATGCACATGCAAAGCTATCCACTGATACATTTAGGACAGTAAGTTCCTCTCAATTGACTGTAGGGTGcttcaaaaccacaaaaatacacaaaactctCTTCAAACCCCTTACCTCAGTTTTGACAAACATTTGTGCCTAAAGTACACTTCCAAATGCAAACGTTTTTAGAAAGTTTCTAGTGTATTAAATTCTCTTCGGAAGTTACGAACGACAAAAAGGTCTTTGTATCCGTAAAATTTGAGTTGCATGTGCgtagaaaaatattttgggcttaaatattcagaaaagaCTTCATGTTTGTCCAAGTAATGACTCTTTAAACAATCAATGGATTTTCAGAAACTCCATGTCAAAGAGAGATCTTATTTTTCTAAgtgactaaatgtaattttttaagctggtaaacaataaaacaagtgaaaaaaaaaattaaagaatcaGATTagaattgtacaaaaaaaaaaaaaaaaaaaaatcacagcctAGAACCATCTTAGAATATCTTAGAAACCCCTTTAGCTTTATATTCCAAGGGCCTGTCAACAACTGAGATGTGCTTAGCTGTATACGATAACATTCTGAATTGTATCTGTATTTTGTCCAAATGGATCAAGTTTTTGGGACCTTAAAactgctaatttttttttttaactgggtCCTAGAGTGGATCAATCTGAAAATGGGATCCCCATGTCATCGTCCCAGGTCTCAACACTAATCAGACACTGCTATGTCACATAGCAACGGTGGACTACATGTTTGTGTTCATGCTGCCAAAGCTACTGAGCCTATTAGCTTTACTAAAAGCAAAATCTTCTTGTGTGTAGCCGTGTTGGTTTTGTACACAGCCTGCAAGGTCTATGCGCATGTGCCAAATCTTCACGTGTCTAAATTACGACACCACATACTGGTCTGGCATGTATACTA is a window encoding:
- the tfap2e gene encoding transcription factor AP-2-epsilon isoform X1 encodes the protein MLWKSRTKTEPYCLQDRADGLSSSSPSGRLSQLSQLNQAAYSSAPPLCHTPASDFQPPYFPPPYPQSSLSYSQSQDTGYPHLPDPYPSINSLHQHQQAAWHSQRSRSEDAGLLSQSHRALSLDPRREYPGVPRLLHHGLGEGAAALGEGPLGMHAVGHHGLDDIQGMEEASALGILDHSVIKKVPVPSKLNGSAVSALSLTKEGLGLGGVSNPAEVFCSVPGRLSLLSSTSKYKVTVGEVQRRLAPPECLNASLLGGVLRRAKSKNGGRCLRERLEKIGLNLPAGRRKAANVTLLTALVEGEAVHLARDFGYVCETEFPARATAEYLCRQTDPDQLPTRRSMLLATKEICKEFVDLMSQDRSPLGASRPTPCLEPGVQSSLTHFSLLTHGFGTPAICAALSAFQSYLLEALKLLDKGEGGGKSHHDKELKHRK
- the psmb2 gene encoding proteasome subunit beta type-2, which translates into the protein MEYLIGIQGPDFVLVAADNVAASSIIQMKHDYDKMFKLSEKILLLCVGEAGDTVQFAEYIQKNVQLYKMRNGYELSPAAAANFTRKNLADYLRSRTPYHVNLLLAGYDETDGPGLYYMDYLSALAKAPFAAHGYGAFLTLSILDRYYRPDLTREEAVDLLKKCLEELNKRFILNLPSFTVRLIDKDGIHDMEKLPVGPK
- the tfap2e gene encoding transcription factor AP-2-epsilon isoform X2 translates to MLVHTYSTMDRADGLSSSSPSGRLSQLSQLNQAAYSSAPPLCHTPASDFQPPYFPPPYPQSSLSYSQSQDTGYPHLPDPYPSINSLHQHQQAAWHSQRSRSEDAGLLSQSHRALSLDPRREYPGVPRLLHHGLGEGAAALGEGPLGMHAVGHHGLDDIQGMEEASALGILDHSVIKKVPVPSKLNGSAVSALSLTKEGLGLGGVSNPAEVFCSVPGRLSLLSSTSKYKVTVGEVQRRLAPPECLNASLLGGVLRRAKSKNGGRCLRERLEKIGLNLPAGRRKAANVTLLTALVEGEAVHLARDFGYVCETEFPARATAEYLCRQTDPDQLPTRRSMLLATKEICKEFVDLMSQDRSPLGASRPTPCLEPGVQSSLTHFSLLTHGFGTPAICAALSAFQSYLLEALKLLDKGEGGGKSHHDKELKHRK